One Mugil cephalus isolate CIBA_MC_2020 chromosome 8, CIBA_Mcephalus_1.1, whole genome shotgun sequence genomic window carries:
- the osbp2b gene encoding oxysterol-binding protein 2 isoform X5 has translation MCDDSGDEEPTSQSDRSEIQGTLKILVSKLDDLSTCNDLIAKHGAALQRSLSELEGLKVPVEGGEKIKAVNERATLFRITSNAMINACRDFLDLAETHSRRWQRALQYEREQRTHLEETIEQLAKQHNSLERAWREAPTLVSSAPSAPTTNKGSVRPHKEEASDEDEDTEYFDAMEDSPAFITVTATESTQHRRSQSNLSGASGGQPNDWNQDDHMSPSCNDVSGKELQPRRQRRSRIPDKPNYSLNLWSIMKNCIGKELSKIPMPVNFNEPLSMLQRLTEDLEYHELLDKAARCESSLEQMCLVAAFSISSYSTTVHRTAKPFNPLLGETYELDRLEEFGYRSLCEQVSHHPPAAAHHVISQRGWTLWQEITIASKFRGKYLSIMPLGAIHLQFHSSGNHYVWRKVTSTVHNIIVGKLWIDQSGDIEIVNHRTKETCQLKFSPYSYFSRDVPRKVTGVVADSGGQAHYILSGTWDDKIESSKILQSSRGGSGSEGKQKTVYQTLSPKLLWKKYPLPENAENMYYFSALALTLNEPEDGVGLTDSRLRPDQKLMEDGRWDEANSEKQRLEEKQRAVRRRREAEASDAVDEGREYEGYQPLWFHQRRDSVTGETNFVYKGGYWESKERQDWSMCPDIF, from the exons ACGACTCAGGGGATGAGGAGCCCACGTCCCAGTCGGACCGCAGCGAGATTCAGGGCACCCTGAAGATACTCGTCAGCAAGCTCGATGACCTCAGCACGTGCAACGACCTGATCGCCAAGCACGGGGCGGCGCTGCAGCGTTCCCTGAGTGAGCTCGAGGGCCTCAAAGTCCCCGTGGAGGGCGGCGAGAAGATCAAGGCGGTCAACGAGCGAGCCACCCTCTTCCGCATCACTTCCAATGCTATGATCAAT GCTTGTCGAGACTTCTTGGACCTAGCTGAGACTCACAGCAGGAGATGGCAGCGGGCTCTGCAGTATGAGCGAGAGCAGCGTACCCACCTAGAGGAAACCATAGAGCAGCTAGCGAAGCAACACAACAGCCTGGAGCGAGCGTGGAGAGAAGCACCCACGCTTGTTTCCAGTGCTCCCAGTGCCCCGACCACCAACAAGG GGAGCGTGAGGCCGCACAAAGAAGAGGCAagtgatgaagatgaggatacTGAGTACTTTGACGCCATGGAGGATTCCCCTGCGTTTATCACAGTGACTGCCACTGAGAGCACACAGCACAG GCGATCTCAGAGTAATTTGAGCGGCGCGAGCGGAGGCCAGCCCAATGACTGGAACCAGGACGACCAT ATGTCTCCGAGCTGTAACGATGTGTCGGGAAAGGAGCTGCAGCCCCGCAGGCAGAGGCGGTCTCGCATCCCAGACAAGCCCAACTACTCCCTCAATTTGTGGAGCATCATGAAGAACTGCATCGGCAAGGAGCTCTCTAAAATCCCCATGCCT GTGAACTTCAACGAGCCCCTGTCGATGCTGCAGCGTCTCACCGAGGACCTGGAGTATCACGAGCTCCTGGACAAGGCGGCGCGCTGCGAGTCCTCCCTGGAACAGATGTGCCTGGTCGCCGCCTTCTCCATATCCTCCTACTCCACCACAGTCCACCGGACGGCCAAGCCATTCAACCCCCTCTTGGGCGAAACCTACGAGCTCGATCGCCTGGAGGAGTTCGGCTACCGCTCGCTGTGTGAGCAG GTGAGCCATCACCCCCCTGCAGCTGCACATCATGTGATTTCCCAAAGAGGCTGGACCTTGTGGCAGGAAATCACCATCGCCAGCAAGTTCCGTGGCAAATATCTCTCCATAATGCCCCTGG GTGCCATTCACCTTCAGTTCCACTCCAGCGGGAACCACTACGTGTGGAGAAAGGTCACCTCCACAGTGCACAACATCATTGTGGGCAAGCTATGGATTGACCAG TCGGGCGACATCGAGATTGTGAATCACAGGACTAAGGAGACCTGCCAACTCAAGTTCTCTCCTTACAGCTATTTCTCCAGGGATGTTCCACGGAAG GTGACAGGTGTGGTGGCAGATAGTGGGGGCCAGGCGCACTACATCCTCTCCGGTACATGGGATGATAAAATCGAGAGTTCCAAGATCCTTCAGAGCAGCCGAGGAGGCAGCGGTTCAGAGGGCAAGCAGAAGACCGTCTATCAGACTTTGTCCCCCAAACTGCTGTGGAAAAAATACCCTCTCCC AGAAAATGCAGAGAACATGTACTACTTCTCCGCGCTGGCATTGACCCTGAATGAGCCGGAGGACGGAGTGGGACTGACAGACAGCCGTCTGAGGCCAGACCAGAAGCTGATGGAGGACGGTCGATGGGATGAAGccaactcagaaaaacagaggctagaggagaagcagagagctgtgaggaggaggcgggAAGCCGAGGCCTCGGACGCTGTGGACGAAG